The following coding sequences are from one Microbacterium sp. SORGH_AS_0969 window:
- a CDS encoding acetamidase/formamidase family protein, which produces MLQPHTGPIPGDHYLAATPTTVLWGRLPCATDAAVLEIAPGETVTFDTVSHEGILDDQGKDPGAYFAAHGVPREQVLDDAVEIAASVLRDPVADGPHVVVGPVHVTGAHPGDLLKITVETLVPRVPYGVISNRHGKGALVGELPRGEHNVSVFAAVDERGGILHGTLPVVEGGEPVVAFPLAPFLGTMGVAVAGHERPHSVPPGTHGGNIDINLLVEGTTLFLPVQVEGALAYVGDPHFAQGDGEVALTALEASLRATLRFEVIPADAARAAFGEVTGPLVRTPEYLVPTGMHVDLDEAMRACVRASLSLLNGRWGMDEHLAYAYLSAATDFDISQVVDIVSGVHARIREADFAGVPSVEPEAVASGNDADGSAA; this is translated from the coding sequence ATCCTGCAACCCCACACCGGCCCGATTCCCGGCGACCACTACCTCGCCGCGACCCCGACCACCGTCCTCTGGGGTCGCCTTCCCTGCGCCACCGACGCCGCCGTGCTCGAGATCGCGCCCGGCGAGACCGTGACCTTCGACACCGTCAGCCACGAGGGAATCCTCGATGATCAGGGCAAAGACCCCGGCGCGTACTTCGCGGCCCACGGCGTGCCGCGCGAACAGGTGCTCGACGATGCGGTCGAGATCGCGGCATCCGTTCTCCGCGACCCCGTCGCCGACGGACCCCACGTGGTCGTCGGTCCGGTGCACGTGACCGGAGCGCACCCGGGCGACCTGCTCAAGATCACCGTCGAGACCCTCGTGCCGCGCGTGCCGTACGGCGTGATCTCGAACCGCCACGGCAAGGGCGCGCTCGTCGGCGAGCTGCCGCGCGGTGAGCACAACGTCAGCGTCTTCGCCGCGGTCGACGAGCGGGGTGGCATCCTGCACGGAACCCTTCCGGTCGTCGAGGGCGGCGAGCCCGTCGTGGCGTTTCCCCTCGCGCCGTTCCTCGGCACGATGGGTGTTGCGGTCGCGGGCCACGAACGCCCGCACTCGGTGCCCCCGGGAACCCACGGCGGCAACATCGACATCAACCTGCTCGTCGAGGGCACCACCCTGTTCCTCCCCGTCCAGGTCGAGGGCGCGCTCGCGTACGTCGGCGATCCGCACTTCGCGCAGGGCGACGGCGAGGTGGCGCTCACCGCTCTCGAGGCCTCGCTGCGCGCCACGCTCCGCTTCGAGGTGATCCCCGCGGATGCCGCTCGCGCGGCGTTCGGCGAGGTCACGGGTCCGCTGGTCCGGACGCCCGAGTACCTCGTGCCCACCGGGATGCACGTCGACCTCGACGAGGCGATGCGCGCGTGCGTGCGTGCCTCGCTCTCCCTGCTGAACGGGCGGTGGGGAATGGACGAGCACCTCGCCTACGCCTACCTCAGCGCGGCAACCGACTTCGACATCTCGCAGGTCGTCGACATCGTCTCGGGCGTGCACGCGCGGATCCGCGAGGCGGACTTCGCGGGCGTGCCGTCGGTGGAGCCCGAGGCCGTGGCATCCGGTAACGACGCAGACGGGAGTGCGGCATGA
- a CDS encoding allantoate amidohydrolase: protein MKTRLQVEPERIAAAARRVMGRCEELARVTATPGSITRVYLSPEHARVNRLAAEWMRELGMTTRQDAAGNQVGRLAPVGAPDAPALMLGSHLDTVPDAGRFDGIVGVLMALEVVRLLRRVDDEGTVSSPFPFALEVIAFSDEEGTRFGKALLGSSAVAGQWDESWWDLMDADGSTLREAFREFGLDPGRIGEAARRSDQLVGYLEAHIEQGPELDRAGLSLAAVSSIASARRFQLVVEGEARHAGGTPYDMRRDALLGASEAALAVERICRGEHHIIGTVGQLEAFPGAVNVVPGEAHFSLDLRGEFDETRDHTWDAISAELDAIMGRRGLRWRAREVHSAPAVFCEPLLQDVVRAGIGGEAPTLFSRAGHDAMSIGAITGVGMLFLRNPEGISHHPDEAVSGADVAAGIRALAEAVLHLGADSL, encoded by the coding sequence ATGAAGACCCGTCTCCAGGTCGAGCCCGAGCGCATCGCGGCGGCCGCGCGCCGCGTGATGGGACGCTGCGAGGAGCTCGCGCGCGTCACCGCGACACCCGGCAGCATCACGCGCGTGTACCTCTCGCCCGAACACGCCCGGGTGAACCGCCTCGCCGCCGAGTGGATGCGCGAGCTCGGCATGACCACCCGGCAAGACGCGGCGGGCAATCAGGTCGGCCGCCTCGCTCCCGTCGGGGCCCCCGACGCTCCCGCCCTCATGCTCGGTTCGCACCTCGACACGGTTCCGGATGCCGGCCGCTTCGACGGCATCGTGGGTGTGCTGATGGCTCTCGAGGTCGTGCGACTCCTCCGCCGGGTGGACGACGAGGGCACGGTGTCGAGTCCCTTCCCGTTCGCTCTCGAGGTGATCGCGTTCTCAGACGAGGAGGGCACCCGCTTCGGCAAAGCGCTGCTGGGCTCCTCGGCCGTCGCCGGGCAGTGGGACGAGTCGTGGTGGGACCTGATGGATGCCGACGGCTCCACGCTCCGCGAGGCGTTCCGCGAGTTCGGCCTCGATCCGGGCCGCATCGGCGAGGCCGCGCGTCGGTCCGACCAGCTCGTGGGCTATCTCGAGGCGCACATCGAGCAGGGGCCCGAGCTCGACCGGGCGGGTCTTTCGCTCGCGGCGGTGTCGTCGATCGCGTCTGCGCGGCGGTTCCAGCTCGTCGTCGAGGGAGAAGCACGGCACGCCGGCGGCACGCCGTACGACATGCGCCGTGACGCCCTCCTCGGGGCGAGCGAGGCGGCACTCGCCGTGGAGCGCATCTGCCGCGGCGAGCATCACATCATCGGCACGGTCGGGCAGCTCGAGGCGTTCCCGGGTGCTGTGAACGTCGTACCCGGTGAGGCGCATTTCTCGCTCGATCTGCGGGGCGAGTTCGACGAGACCCGCGACCACACCTGGGACGCGATATCAGCGGAGCTGGATGCCATCATGGGCCGCCGCGGCCTGCGGTGGCGGGCCCGTGAGGTGCATTCGGCACCCGCGGTGTTCTGCGAGCCGCTATTGCAGGACGTGGTCCGGGCCGGAATCGGCGGTGAGGCCCCGACCCTGTTCAGTCGTGCGGGGCACGATGCCATGTCGATCGGGGCGATCACCGGTGTGGGGATGCTGTTCCTCCGAAACCCGGAGGGGATTAGTCACCACCCCGACGAGGCCGTCTCCGGCGCCGACGTTGCGGCGGGGATCCGGGCA
- the allB gene encoding allantoinase AllB, producing the protein MSTRIAARRVYLDGEFRPATVVSEGGVITAVEPFDAAAETVLPGDSVLLPGLVDSHVHLDEPGRTEWEGFATGTAAAAAGGVTTIVDMPLNSLPVTTTTEALDAKRAAAAGKLAVDVAYWGGAVPENLGSLRELADAGVVGFKCFLSPSGIDEFGHLDAEQLERCLAELAIFDGLLIVHAEDPAHLHADGALGPHYRDFEASRPPLSERAAIRRVIEAARRTGARAHIVHVADGGALDDVRAAKAEGVRLTVETCPHYLTLDADAVPDGAGAFKCCPPIRGGDNRDLLWAGIVDGTIDAIVSDHSPATVELKGNPDFGLAWGGIAGLQTGLSAVHSTARARGLAFESILPLLTTGPARIAGLDGLGVIEPGAPAHLVAFAPDEEFVVDAAALEYRNPVSPWHGQTLTGVVRETWLCGESVYRRGSAVTERQGREILRATAAVDA; encoded by the coding sequence ATGAGCACACGGATCGCCGCACGACGGGTCTATCTCGACGGGGAGTTCCGCCCCGCGACAGTCGTGAGCGAGGGCGGGGTCATCACCGCGGTCGAGCCGTTCGACGCCGCGGCCGAGACGGTGCTGCCGGGTGATTCCGTGCTCCTGCCGGGCCTCGTCGACTCGCACGTGCACCTCGACGAACCGGGCCGCACCGAGTGGGAGGGCTTCGCGACCGGCACCGCCGCAGCCGCCGCCGGCGGCGTGACGACCATCGTCGACATGCCGCTGAACAGCCTCCCCGTGACGACCACGACCGAGGCACTGGATGCCAAGCGCGCGGCCGCCGCGGGAAAGCTCGCGGTCGACGTCGCCTACTGGGGTGGCGCGGTGCCCGAGAATCTCGGATCCTTGCGCGAGCTCGCCGACGCCGGGGTCGTGGGTTTCAAGTGCTTCCTGTCGCCGAGCGGCATCGACGAGTTCGGACACCTCGATGCCGAGCAGCTCGAGCGCTGCCTCGCCGAGCTCGCCATCTTCGACGGTCTGCTGATCGTCCACGCCGAAGATCCCGCGCACCTGCACGCCGACGGCGCGCTCGGGCCGCACTACCGCGACTTCGAGGCCAGCCGCCCGCCCCTGAGCGAGAGGGCGGCCATCCGCCGCGTCATCGAGGCGGCGCGCCGCACGGGCGCCCGCGCACACATCGTTCACGTGGCCGACGGGGGAGCGCTCGACGACGTGCGCGCCGCGAAGGCTGAGGGCGTGCGGCTGACGGTCGAGACCTGCCCGCACTATCTGACGCTCGACGCCGACGCGGTGCCCGACGGCGCGGGGGCCTTTAAGTGCTGCCCTCCCATCCGCGGCGGCGACAACCGCGATCTGCTGTGGGCCGGGATCGTCGACGGCACGATCGACGCGATCGTCAGCGACCACTCGCCGGCCACCGTCGAGCTGAAGGGCAACCCCGATTTCGGTCTCGCCTGGGGCGGGATCGCGGGCCTGCAGACCGGATTGTCGGCCGTGCACTCGACGGCCCGCGCCCGGGGCTTGGCGTTCGAGAGCATCCTGCCGCTCCTCACGACCGGGCCGGCCCGCATCGCGGGCCTCGACGGGCTCGGCGTCATCGAGCCGGGCGCCCCGGCGCACCTCGTCGCGTTCGCTCCCGATGAGGAGTTCGTCGTGGATGCCGCCGCCCTCGAGTACCGCAATCCGGTCTCACCGTGGCATGGGCAGACGCTCACGGGCGTCGTGCGAGAGACCTGGCTCTGCGGCGAGTCGGTGTACCGCCGCGGCTCCGCGGTGACGGAGCGTCAGGGGCGCGAGATCCTCCGCGCGACCGCGGCGGTGGACGCGTGA
- a CDS encoding alanine--glyoxylate aminotransferase family protein, with product MTHLPGPIDPPARLLMGPGPISAYPSVLRAMGAPLVGQYDPFMTATMNETQELYRQVWGTENDATLLIDGTSRAGIEAAMVSLIRPGDRVLVPVFGRFGHLLAEIAERALAEVHTIEVPWGEVFPVSAIREAVERVKPHLVACVQGDTSTTMLQPLDEIGEICRAHGALFYTDATASLGGNAFEMDAWGLDAATAGLQKCLGGPSGSAPISLSDRAVEVVRSRARVEAGIREEGDAVASDFIRSNYFDLAMILDYWGPRRLNHHTEATTMLYGARECARVLLLEGRDEVIARHQLHGDAMLAGVGGLGLTVFGDVAHKMTNVVAVEIPEMVVGDAVRSELLSDFGIEIGTSFGPLHGRVWRIGTMGYNARKDAVLTTLAALETVLRRHGASVPAGGGVEAAQDVYGAAG from the coding sequence ATGACCCACCTCCCCGGCCCGATCGACCCGCCCGCCCGCCTGCTGATGGGGCCCGGGCCTATCTCGGCGTACCCGAGCGTGCTGCGCGCGATGGGAGCCCCGCTCGTGGGGCAGTACGACCCGTTCATGACCGCGACGATGAACGAGACGCAAGAGCTCTACCGACAGGTGTGGGGCACCGAGAACGACGCGACGCTCCTCATCGACGGCACGAGTCGCGCCGGCATCGAGGCCGCGATGGTCTCGCTCATCCGTCCCGGTGACCGCGTCCTGGTTCCGGTTTTCGGCCGCTTCGGACACCTCCTCGCCGAGATCGCCGAGCGCGCGCTCGCCGAGGTGCACACGATCGAGGTCCCCTGGGGAGAGGTGTTCCCGGTGTCGGCGATCCGCGAGGCCGTCGAGCGCGTGAAGCCGCACCTCGTCGCGTGCGTGCAGGGCGACACCTCGACCACGATGCTCCAGCCGCTCGACGAGATCGGCGAGATCTGCCGTGCCCACGGTGCCCTGTTCTACACCGACGCCACCGCCTCTCTCGGCGGCAACGCCTTCGAGATGGATGCCTGGGGCCTGGATGCCGCGACCGCGGGCCTGCAGAAATGCCTGGGCGGGCCCTCGGGCTCGGCGCCGATCAGCCTGTCCGACCGTGCCGTCGAGGTTGTGCGCTCGCGCGCCCGGGTCGAGGCAGGGATCCGGGAGGAGGGGGATGCCGTGGCCTCCGACTTCATCCGCTCGAACTACTTCGACCTGGCGATGATCCTGGACTACTGGGGTCCGCGGCGCCTGAACCATCACACCGAGGCGACCACGATGCTCTACGGGGCGCGGGAGTGCGCCCGCGTGCTGCTGCTCGAGGGTCGTGACGAGGTCATCGCGCGGCACCAGCTGCACGGCGACGCGATGCTTGCCGGCGTCGGGGGCCTCGGCCTGACCGTCTTCGGCGACGTCGCGCACAAGATGACGAACGTCGTCGCCGTCGAGATTCCCGAGATGGTCGTCGGCGACGCCGTGCGCAGCGAACTGCTGAGCGACTTCGGGATCGAGATCGGCACGTCGTTCGGTCCGCTGCACGGGCGCGTCTGGCGCATCGGCACGATGGGCTACAACGCGCGCAAGGACGCAGTGCTCACCACCCTCGCCGCCCTCGAGACGGTGCTCCGCCGCCACGGCGCGTCGGTGCCCGCGGGCGGTGGCGTGGAGGCCGCGCAGGACGTGTACGGGGCGGCGGGATGA
- a CDS encoding type IV toxin-antitoxin system AbiEi family antitoxin, with product MDSEKIRSRARDYGIDLIGNMPTVNSPVTSLVVSRGKQQQTVTAVAVSPLTLTELEHILPLPVKGPVVALSSRVTPRNADALRNIGVNFIDEAGNGYLSLGDTLIDVRGRTPDSATGLRKPAKSASLFTEKRSQVILAVISWPDLLAARLQDLARAAGASVSFTQKTLVALESANFLDRFGPRDHGSLRNIDSLIDGWAAAFTSGLGSRENTRAFRGTFDPSRLSPDGPPLYLSGEAVAPWIARNITWTIYADGIPRDAAQAGRWARDDESPTLFLREKFWTEPVPARTRESARLREAPPLLVYADLLASGDSREREAAQRLRNDNARLRAH from the coding sequence ATGGACAGCGAGAAGATTCGGAGCCGTGCGCGAGACTACGGCATCGACCTCATCGGAAACATGCCGACGGTGAACAGCCCGGTCACCTCTCTCGTCGTTTCACGCGGGAAGCAGCAGCAGACGGTCACCGCGGTTGCGGTGTCGCCTCTGACCCTCACGGAGCTGGAGCACATCCTCCCTCTCCCCGTGAAAGGTCCTGTCGTCGCGCTGAGCAGCCGAGTCACGCCGCGCAACGCGGACGCGCTCCGAAACATCGGCGTCAACTTCATCGACGAGGCAGGTAACGGCTACCTGTCGCTCGGAGACACGCTGATCGACGTGCGCGGGCGGACGCCCGACTCCGCCACCGGCCTCCGTAAACCCGCGAAGAGCGCCTCCCTGTTCACGGAAAAGCGGTCGCAGGTCATCCTTGCGGTGATCAGTTGGCCGGACCTCCTCGCTGCACGGCTCCAAGACCTCGCGCGAGCCGCCGGAGCCTCCGTGAGCTTCACGCAGAAGACGCTGGTGGCTCTCGAATCAGCCAACTTCCTCGACCGCTTCGGCCCACGCGACCACGGTTCCCTGAGGAACATCGACTCGCTGATCGATGGATGGGCGGCAGCATTTACGAGCGGACTCGGCTCGCGGGAGAACACTCGAGCCTTTCGTGGGACTTTCGACCCGTCCCGCCTCTCTCCGGACGGCCCACCGCTCTATCTCAGCGGAGAAGCCGTCGCACCGTGGATCGCACGCAACATCACATGGACCATCTACGCCGACGGCATCCCCCGCGATGCAGCCCAAGCGGGGCGCTGGGCGCGCGATGACGAGTCACCGACCCTGTTCCTTCGCGAGAAGTTCTGGACCGAGCCTGTCCCGGCGCGCACGCGAGAATCTGCCCGACTACGAGAAGCGCCGCCTTTGCTGGTCTACGCCGATCTCCTGGCATCCGGTGATTCTCGCGAACGAGAAGCAGCCCAGCGTCTGAGAAACGACAATGCTCGACTGCGCGCGCATTGA
- a CDS encoding AtzH-like domain-containing protein, translating into MTDATIPADLRDAFDAYERAIVANDLDALDAFFAPGPDTLRGDPAGLLVGHDAISGFRSLRGGVPPRDITDVHYRPLGPDVALLMSVSRFRGGGRGLQTQVWQRIDGGWLITAAHVAPRTPPLDRSIWRSVGDPFLQGAWEGPLAGLTVAVKDLFAIAGFRIGAGNPTYLEGARPEKATAPAVADLLRAGASLRGIARTDEFAYSIAGDNVHYGTPPNGAVVGALPGGSSSGPASAVAAGHADIGLATDTAGSIRVPASYQGLWGLRTTHDLVPRQGMLPLAQSFDTIGWLTRDGDTLERVAEWCLSYDGSASTENVYGASGDDLPWRFLVPEEILACVEPATREAFSKMLAALAASDEPPPFRAVEAGDLDAAFTAFRTVQGAEAWRNNGEWLRAHPGAVGSAVAERFDIAARITAAAEADARRDLEPIAAHLAELVDGAVLIFPTVPGPAPQRTADVDAVRAATLRMTAPAAIAGLPSISVPLLTVDGAPVGVCLVARAGTDIALVRLARRLAALVEAGSGR; encoded by the coding sequence ATGACAGATGCCACGATCCCCGCCGACCTCCGCGACGCCTTCGACGCGTACGAGCGCGCGATCGTCGCGAATGACCTCGACGCCCTCGACGCCTTCTTCGCGCCGGGGCCCGACACGCTCCGCGGCGACCCCGCGGGGCTGCTCGTCGGACACGACGCGATCAGCGGGTTCCGCTCGCTCCGCGGCGGTGTCCCCCCGCGCGACATCACCGACGTGCACTACCGCCCGCTCGGGCCCGACGTCGCCCTGCTCATGTCGGTCTCGCGCTTCCGCGGCGGGGGCCGGGGCCTGCAGACGCAGGTGTGGCAGCGCATCGACGGCGGCTGGCTCATCACCGCGGCCCACGTCGCACCGCGCACCCCGCCCCTCGACCGTTCGATCTGGCGGAGCGTGGGCGATCCCTTCCTCCAGGGCGCGTGGGAGGGGCCGCTCGCGGGACTCACCGTCGCGGTGAAAGACCTGTTCGCCATCGCGGGCTTCCGCATCGGGGCGGGCAACCCGACCTACCTCGAGGGGGCACGGCCCGAGAAAGCCACCGCACCCGCCGTCGCCGACCTCCTCCGCGCCGGAGCGTCGCTCCGCGGCATCGCCCGCACCGACGAGTTCGCCTACTCGATCGCCGGCGACAACGTGCACTACGGCACCCCGCCCAACGGCGCGGTCGTCGGGGCGCTCCCCGGCGGGTCCTCCAGCGGACCGGCATCCGCCGTCGCCGCGGGACACGCCGACATCGGCCTGGCCACCGACACCGCCGGGTCCATCCGCGTGCCGGCGTCGTACCAGGGACTGTGGGGACTGCGGACGACGCACGACCTCGTTCCGCGGCAGGGCATGCTCCCGCTCGCCCAATCGTTCGACACGATCGGCTGGCTCACCCGTGACGGCGACACGCTCGAGCGCGTGGCCGAGTGGTGCCTGAGCTACGACGGGTCGGCGTCGACCGAGAACGTCTACGGTGCGTCCGGCGACGACCTGCCGTGGCGGTTCCTCGTCCCCGAGGAGATCCTCGCGTGCGTCGAACCGGCGACCCGCGAGGCGTTCTCGAAGATGTTGGCCGCGCTCGCGGCATCCGACGAACCGCCGCCTTTCCGCGCTGTCGAGGCGGGCGATTTGGATGCCGCCTTCACGGCGTTCCGTACCGTGCAGGGGGCCGAAGCCTGGCGCAACAACGGCGAGTGGCTGCGGGCGCACCCCGGGGCCGTGGGTTCGGCGGTCGCCGAGCGCTTCGACATCGCCGCGCGGATCACCGCCGCAGCCGAGGCCGATGCGCGCCGAGATCTCGAGCCGATCGCGGCGCACCTGGCCGAGCTCGTCGACGGGGCCGTGCTGATCTTCCCGACCGTGCCCGGCCCCGCGCCGCAGCGCACCGCTGACGTCGACGCGGTCCGCGCGGCCACTCTTCGCATGACGGCACCGGCCGCGATCGCGGGTCTCCCCTCGATCTCGGTGCCGCTGCTGACGGTCGACGGCGCGCCCGTCGGCGTGTGCCTCGTGGCGCGCGCGGGCACAGACATCGCGCTGGTGCGTCTGGCTCGGCGTCTCGCGGCGCTGGTCGAGGCGGGGAGCGGGCGATGA
- a CDS encoding aspartate/glutamate racemase family protein encodes MRILLINPNTSRAMTAKIADAAREVAGPDVVVDAVCPAVGASAIESHVDEVAAAAAVVELVAADRDGASPADAYVIACFGDPGLDAARELVDAPVVGIAEAAMHLAAVSGRHFGVVTTLSRTLGRAHDLVARYGMERACVSLAATGIPVLDLEDTGSVAVETIARYSAEAAAGGADVIVLGCAGMADLCAELSARVGVPVVDGVAAAVGMASGMVRMGLGTSKRDEYALPARGAGAPTLPPQAANLEVFA; translated from the coding sequence GTGAGGATCCTGCTCATCAACCCCAACACCTCCCGGGCGATGACCGCGAAGATCGCGGACGCCGCCCGGGAGGTGGCGGGACCCGACGTGGTCGTCGACGCGGTGTGTCCCGCGGTCGGGGCGTCCGCGATCGAGAGCCACGTCGACGAGGTCGCCGCGGCGGCCGCCGTGGTCGAGCTGGTCGCCGCCGACCGTGACGGCGCCAGCCCCGCCGATGCCTACGTGATCGCGTGCTTCGGCGACCCGGGGCTCGACGCGGCGCGCGAGCTGGTCGACGCGCCGGTCGTCGGGATCGCCGAGGCCGCGATGCACCTGGCCGCGGTGTCGGGCCGGCACTTCGGCGTCGTCACGACGCTCAGCCGCACTCTCGGCCGGGCGCACGACCTCGTCGCGCGCTACGGCATGGAACGGGCGTGCGTGTCGCTCGCGGCGACCGGGATCCCCGTGCTCGACCTCGAGGACACCGGCTCGGTCGCGGTGGAGACCATCGCGCGGTACAGCGCAGAGGCTGCGGCGGGCGGGGCTGACGTCATCGTGCTCGGCTGTGCCGGGATGGCGGACCTCTGCGCCGAGCTGTCGGCACGCGTCGGTGTCCCGGTCGTGGACGGGGTCGCGGCGGCGGTGGGGATGGCATCCGGGATGGTGCGGATGGGTCTCGGGACGAGCAAGCGCGACGAGTACGCGCTTCCCGCTCGTGGGGCAGGTGCGCCCACCCTTCCTCCCCAGGCAGCGAATCTCGAGGTGTTTGCATGA
- a CDS encoding helix-turn-helix domain-containing protein, with product MTQPPLADAVDQGAAATPQPSASVGARIRDLRQARGISARFLAKTLGISPSAVSQIERGVMQPSVSRLIAITDALGVPLVAAFDPASDRPVEPVGPSGFTLQRAGQSPDIVLDSGVSFRRLTPGSSPGVDYFESIYPPGASAHGADGLFHHEGYEVGTVVAGELTIDFEAERVILRAGDAISYPCSVPHRLHNTGETDAVAHWLIVHA from the coding sequence ATGACGCAGCCGCCCCTCGCCGACGCCGTCGACCAGGGCGCGGCCGCGACGCCCCAGCCGTCGGCATCCGTCGGGGCGCGCATCCGCGATCTCCGTCAGGCCCGGGGCATCTCCGCCCGCTTTCTCGCGAAGACGCTCGGCATCTCCCCCAGCGCCGTGTCGCAGATCGAGCGCGGGGTGATGCAACCGAGCGTCTCGCGGCTCATCGCGATCACCGACGCCCTCGGCGTTCCTCTCGTGGCGGCTTTCGACCCGGCATCCGATCGTCCCGTCGAACCCGTCGGGCCCTCGGGCTTCACCCTTCAGCGCGCGGGGCAGTCGCCCGACATCGTGCTCGACAGTGGGGTCTCGTTCCGTCGCCTGACCCCCGGATCGTCCCCCGGCGTCGACTACTTCGAATCGATCTACCCGCCCGGCGCCTCCGCCCACGGCGCTGACGGCCTGTTCCACCACGAGGGGTATGAGGTCGGGACGGTCGTCGCCGGCGAACTCACGATCGACTTCGAGGCCGAGCGCGTGATCCTGCGGGCGGGGGATGCCATCAGCTACCCCTGCTCGGTCCCCCACCGCCTGCACAACACCGGCGAGACGGATGCCGTGGCGCACTGGTTGATCGTGCACGCCTGA
- a CDS encoding NCS1 family nucleobase:cation symporter-1 encodes MTSTPLTGPHDLVEAAGHPHGGGNMKPHYDDRLANEDLAPLRKQKWSSYNIFAFWMSDVHSVGGYVTAGSLFALGLQSWQVLVALIAGIVIVQVFANMVAKPSQKTGVPYPVINRVVFGIRGANIPAIIRGLIAIAWYGVQTFLAAESLNIIFLKFVPGSAALLDVSFAGLSALGWISYAILWVAQFLLFWNGMEVIRRFIDWAGPAVYVVMIILAIYLVSQAGIQNISFTLSTTQLDFWASIPVMFAAIALVVSYFSGPMLNFGDFARYGKSFAAVKKGNFWGLPINFMFFSLLTVITASATVPVFGALITDPIKTVEQIDTPFAILLGGLTFVTATVGINIVANFISPAFDFSNVAPKKISWRAGGMIAAVGSTLLMPWNWYSNADAIHYSLGVLGALIGPLFGILIAGYYISARQRVKVDAMFTMDAKGPYWYRNGFNPNAVKAVIVAGVPTVAIAVFPKLFADLGLFNVSWISDYSWFIGCGLGYVLFLLFERIDPRVPTFDGETEGISDGTVEVAAAAEVEALVLARTVADAGTPVPGSGAVAPDAPVVLAKAAQDAGTPERGTATPGRPTAAGPRGALA; translated from the coding sequence ATGACTTCCACACCGCTCACCGGCCCCCACGATCTCGTGGAGGCTGCCGGCCACCCCCACGGGGGCGGCAACATGAAGCCCCACTACGACGACCGTCTCGCCAATGAGGACCTCGCGCCGCTGCGCAAGCAGAAGTGGTCGAGCTACAACATCTTCGCCTTCTGGATGAGCGACGTGCACTCGGTCGGCGGCTACGTCACCGCCGGTTCGCTGTTCGCCCTGGGTCTGCAGTCGTGGCAGGTGCTCGTCGCGCTCATCGCCGGCATCGTCATCGTGCAGGTCTTCGCGAACATGGTCGCCAAGCCCAGCCAGAAGACGGGTGTCCCGTACCCGGTGATCAACCGTGTGGTGTTCGGCATCCGGGGTGCGAACATCCCCGCGATCATCCGCGGTCTCATCGCGATCGCCTGGTACGGCGTGCAGACGTTCCTCGCCGCGGAGTCGCTGAACATCATCTTCCTGAAGTTCGTGCCGGGATCCGCGGCGCTGCTCGACGTCTCGTTCGCGGGTCTGTCGGCGCTCGGGTGGATCTCGTACGCGATCCTGTGGGTCGCGCAGTTCCTGCTGTTCTGGAACGGCATGGAGGTCATCCGACGCTTCATCGACTGGGCGGGCCCGGCGGTCTACGTCGTCATGATCATCCTGGCGATCTACCTGGTGTCGCAGGCCGGCATCCAGAACATCTCGTTCACCCTGTCGACGACGCAGCTCGACTTCTGGGCGTCGATCCCGGTCATGTTCGCCGCGATCGCGCTGGTGGTGTCGTACTTCTCGGGCCCGATGCTGAACTTCGGTGACTTCGCCCGCTACGGCAAGAGCTTCGCCGCGGTGAAGAAGGGCAACTTCTGGGGCCTCCCGATCAACTTCATGTTCTTCTCACTGCTCACCGTCATCACGGCGTCGGCCACCGTGCCCGTGTTCGGCGCGCTCATCACCGACCCGATCAAGACGGTCGAGCAGATCGACACGCCCTTCGCGATCCTGCTCGGCGGCCTGACCTTCGTCACCGCCACGGTCGGCATTAACATCGTCGCCAACTTCATCTCGCCCGCCTTCGACTTTTCCAACGTCGCCCCGAAGAAGATCTCGTGGCGCGCGGGCGGCATGATCGCCGCCGTCGGGTCGACGTTGCTCATGCCCTGGAACTGGTACTCCAACGCCGACGCCATCCACTACTCCCTCGGCGTTCTGGGCGCGCTGATCGGGCCCCTGTTCGGCATCCTGATCGCCGGCTACTACATCTCCGCCCGCCAGCGCGTGAAGGTCGACGCGATGTTCACGATGGACGCCAAGGGCCCCTACTGGTACCGCAACGGCTTCAACCCGAATGCGGTCAAGGCGGTCATCGTGGCCGGTGTTCCGACGGTCGCGATCGCCGTCTTCCCGAAGCTGTTCGCCGACCTCGGTCTGTTCAACGTCTCGTGGATCAGCGACTACAGCTGGTTCATCGGCTGCGGCCTCGGCTACGTGCTGTTCCTGCTGTTCGAGCGCATCGACCCGCGGGTGCCGACGTTCGACGGTGAGACAGAGGGGATCTCCGACGGCACCGTCGAGGTGGCGGCCGCTGCCGAGGTCGAGGCCCTGGTGCTGGCACGGACGGTCGCGGATGCCGGGACCCCGGTGCCGGGCTCCGGAGCCGTCGCGCCCGATGCGCCCGTGGTGCTCGCGAAGGCGGCTCAGGATGCCGGAACTCCGGAGCGCGGGACGGCAACGCCCGGGCGCCCGACCGCCGCCGGCCCGCGCGGGGCGCTCGCGTGA